One stretch of Carcharodon carcharias isolate sCarCar2 chromosome 20, sCarCar2.pri, whole genome shotgun sequence DNA includes these proteins:
- the LOC121292653 gene encoding basic salivary proline-rich protein 4-like isoform X1, with translation MNSRKQQEQSGAIPHHQESRAGLSPITGRAEWGYPLSPGEQSGAIRCHQGTEWGSPPSPGEQSVAIPQHRESRAGLSPITRRTERGYPPSPREQNGAIPHHQESRVGLSPITRRAERGYPPSPGEQSGAIPHHHGSRVELSPITRRAEWGYPLTPGEQSGAIPIIRRAEWGYPPTPGDQSGAIPHHRESRVGLSPITGRAEWGYPPSPGEQSGAIPHYRESRVELSPITRRTERSSPPSPGNQSGAIPHHCESRMELSPITRKTERSSPPSPGEQSGAIPHHQESRVRLSPVNRRAERGYSPITGRAERGYPPSPREQWSYPPSPGGQSGAIPHHQESRAGLSPITGRAERGYPPSPGGQSGAIPHHRESRAGLSPITGRAEWGYPPSLGEQSGAIPHHQEDRAGLSPNTGRAEWGYPPSPGGQSRAIPPLPGEQSGAIPPSPGEQCRAIPHHRESREGLSAVTRRTERGYPQSLGDQSGAIYCHQLVVCGFRVHVSKERSKCDFIAKQK, from the exons ATGAACAGCAGGAAACAGCAAGAACAGAGTGGGGCTATCCCCCATCACCAGGAGAGCAGAGCGGGGCTATCCCCCATCACCgggagagcagagtggggctatCCACTGTCACCGGGAGAGCAGAGCGGGGCTATCCGCTGCCACCAAGGAACAGAGTGGGgctctcccccatcaccaggAGAGCAGAGCGTGGCTATCCCCCAACACCGGGAGAGCAGAGCGGGGCTATCCCCCATCACCAGGAGGACAGAGCGGGGCTATCCCCCATCACCGAGAGAGCAGAACGGGGCTATCCCCCATCACCaggagagcagagtggggctatCCCCCATCACCAGGAGAGCAGAGCGGGGCTATCCCCCATCACCAGGAGAGCAGAGCGGGGCTATCCCCCATCACCACGGGAGCAGAGTGGAGCTATCCCCCATCACCaggagagcagagtggggctatCCCCTAACACCGGGAGAGCAGAGCGGGGCTATCCCCATCATCaggagagcagagtggggctatCCCCCAACACCGGGAGACCAGAGCGGGGCTATCCCCCATCACCgggagagcagagtgggtctatcccccatcactgggagagcagagtggggctatCCCCCATCACCAGGAGAGCAGAGCGGGGCTATCCCGCATTACCGGGAGAGCAGAGTGGAGCTATCACCCATCACCAGGAGGACAGAGCGGAGCTCTCCCCCATCACCGGGCAACCAGAGCGGGGCTATCCCCCATCACTGCGAGAGCAGAATGGAGCTATCCCCCATCACCAGGAAGACAGAGCGGAGCTCTCCCCCATCACCgggagagcagagtggggctatCCCCCATCACcaggagagcagagtgaggctaTCCCCAGTCAACAGGAGAGCAGAGCGGGGCTATTCCCCCATCACCGGGAGAGCAGAGCGGGGCTATCCCCCATCACCGCGAGAGCAGTGGAGCTATCCCCCATCACCAGGAGGACAGAGTGGGGCTATCCCCCATCACCAGGAGAGCAGAGCGGGGCTATCCCCCATCACtgggagagcagagaggggctaTCCCCCATCACCAGGAGGACAGAGTGGGGCTATCCCCCATCACCGGGAGAGCAGAGCGGGGCTCTCCCCCATCACCgggagagcagagtggggctatCCCCCATCACTGGGAGAGCAGAGCGGGGCTATCCCCCATCACCAGGAGGACAGAGCGGGGCTATCCCCCAACACCgggagagcagagtggggctatCCCCCATCACCGGGAGGGCAGAGCAGGGCTATTCCCCCATTACCAGGAGAGCAGAGCGGGGCTATTCCCCCATCACCGGGAGAGCAGTGCAGGGCTATCCCCCATCACcgggagagcagagaggggctaTCCGCTGTCACCAGGAGAACAGAGCGGGGCTATCCCCAATCACTGGGAGACCAGAGCGGGGCTATCTACTGTCACCAGCTGGTAGTCTGTGGGTTCAGAGTCCATGTTTCGAAAGAAAGGTCAAAGTGTGACTTCATAGCAAAGCAG AAATAG